The following coding sequences lie in one Klebsiella huaxiensis genomic window:
- a CDS encoding trypsin-like serine peptidase, whose product MRRDVLLLLCSFCLFPALAQADDDGMSAKDIKTLFFGHDDRKPVNNPTDTPWDAIGQLETASGNLCTATLIAPNMALTAGHCLLTPPKGKPDKPVALRFISRKGGWVYEIHGIEGRVDPSLGKRLKADGDGWIVPSAAAPWDFGLIMLRYAPSGITPVPIFSGSKADLTTALKTAERKVTQSGYPEDHLDNLYTHEDCVVTGWAQTSVLSHQCDTLPGDSGSPLLLKTDAGWQVIAVQSSAPGPKDRWRADNRAISVTGFRDKLETLAAQ is encoded by the coding sequence ATGCGTAGAGACGTACTGTTATTACTGTGTTCATTTTGTCTATTTCCCGCGCTAGCTCAGGCTGACGATGATGGCATGAGTGCAAAAGATATTAAGACGCTGTTTTTCGGTCATGATGATCGTAAACCGGTGAATAACCCCACAGATACACCGTGGGATGCTATCGGGCAACTGGAAACCGCCAGCGGTAACCTCTGCACCGCCACGCTGATTGCGCCAAATATGGCGCTAACCGCCGGGCACTGCCTGCTTACACCGCCCAAAGGCAAACCGGATAAACCCGTTGCGCTGCGCTTCATCTCGCGTAAAGGGGGATGGGTGTATGAAATTCACGGTATTGAAGGCCGGGTTGACCCATCGCTTGGTAAACGGCTGAAGGCCGACGGCGATGGCTGGATAGTGCCCTCAGCGGCTGCACCGTGGGATTTTGGCCTTATCATGCTGCGCTACGCCCCCTCCGGAATTACGCCGGTACCCATTTTTAGCGGCAGCAAGGCCGATTTGACCACCGCACTGAAGACCGCTGAACGCAAAGTCACGCAGTCCGGCTATCCGGAAGATCATCTGGATAATCTCTACACTCATGAAGATTGTGTGGTGACCGGCTGGGCGCAGACGTCGGTGCTGTCGCATCAGTGCGACACCTTACCGGGCGATAGCGGTTCCCCGCTGCTGCTGAAAACCGACGCGGGTTGGCAGGTTATTGCGGTACAGAGTTCGGCTCCGGGACCTAAAGATCGCTGGCGGGCGGATAACCGAGCCATATCGGTGACTGGTTTTCGCGACAAACTGGAAACGCTGGCCGCCCAATAA
- a CDS encoding LysR substrate-binding domain-containing protein: MSLPPLYALRAFETAARLGSFSKAAVALHVTPGAVSRHVSTLEAWFECQLFFRHGPKVTVTDAGRQLAKALEESFSAIDRACQTLRRQAGKLRLKAPSTLTMRWLLDVLQQFRQQHQRPEVEMSSLWMDRDCVDFAQEPFDCAILLGDGNFGDDNVCSLLFAEWLIPLCAPVMQQKARQDLATCTLIHPSTDRRDWRRWLQYCGQQQQPNISQGFVFDTLEQGTMAAMSGHGVSIGDLLLNLPAIRAGLLALPFSTAVATGEGYYLVWPKNTLNSQPIALLHDFLHQHIPESLPDNITRQGQAPFYKT; this comes from the coding sequence ATGTCGTTGCCGCCGCTCTACGCTCTGCGCGCATTTGAAACCGCCGCGCGTCTTGGCTCGTTTAGCAAGGCCGCCGTCGCGCTACACGTCACGCCCGGAGCCGTTAGCCGCCATGTCAGCACCCTGGAAGCGTGGTTTGAGTGCCAGCTTTTTTTTCGTCATGGGCCAAAAGTCACGGTTACCGACGCAGGACGGCAGCTGGCGAAAGCATTAGAAGAGAGTTTCTCGGCGATTGACCGGGCCTGTCAGACCCTGCGCCGTCAGGCGGGAAAGTTACGGCTGAAAGCGCCGTCCACCCTCACCATGCGCTGGTTACTGGACGTTCTGCAACAGTTTCGCCAGCAGCATCAGCGCCCGGAAGTTGAAATGAGTAGCCTGTGGATGGACCGGGACTGCGTCGATTTCGCTCAGGAGCCGTTTGACTGCGCGATCCTGCTCGGCGACGGTAATTTTGGCGACGATAATGTCTGTAGTCTGCTGTTTGCCGAATGGCTCATCCCGCTTTGCGCACCGGTGATGCAACAAAAGGCCCGGCAGGATTTAGCCACCTGCACGCTGATTCACCCTTCGACCGATCGTCGGGACTGGCGGCGGTGGCTGCAATACTGCGGGCAACAACAACAGCCGAATATTAGTCAGGGCTTCGTTTTTGATACCCTGGAACAAGGCACTATGGCAGCCATGAGCGGCCATGGCGTCAGTATTGGCGATCTACTGCTCAACCTACCCGCGATCCGCGCCGGACTGCTGGCGCTACCCTTCTCGACAGCCGTTGCCACCGGCGAGGGATACTATCTGGTGTGGCCCAAAAACACGCTTAACTCGCAGCCCATCGCGTTGCTGCACGACTTTTTGCATCAGCATATTCCCGAGTCTCTCCCTGACAATATCACTCGCCAGGGGCAAGCGCCTTTTTACAAGACATGA
- a CDS encoding LysE family translocator, with the protein MDFSLLTAYCLTVLALIATPGPVVLLVTGAAAREGYASAVRTMVGGNLASLVLIAAAAAMLTGLVALDPRALTLLAIAGSLYIIKLALSMLRERAAPGSVSVKRSGVMAGFVTALSNPKDILFFAAFFPQFIHITASIGLSLGLLTMVWVIIDLSVLSLYILAIRRWLTAHYARRLTTISALFLLFLALYGLGYNLWQLTVQ; encoded by the coding sequence ATGGATTTTTCATTGCTTACAGCCTACTGCCTGACGGTACTGGCGCTGATTGCTACGCCGGGGCCGGTGGTGTTATTGGTCACCGGAGCCGCGGCGCGCGAAGGGTATGCCAGCGCGGTACGCACAATGGTCGGGGGAAACCTGGCTTCTTTAGTATTGATTGCTGCGGCAGCCGCGATGTTGACGGGGCTGGTGGCGCTAGATCCACGAGCGTTGACGTTGCTGGCGATTGCCGGGTCGCTGTATATCATCAAGCTTGCGTTGAGTATGTTGCGCGAGAGAGCGGCACCAGGGAGCGTATCGGTGAAGCGGAGCGGGGTGATGGCAGGGTTTGTGACGGCACTAAGCAACCCGAAAGATATTCTCTTTTTTGCCGCTTTTTTTCCGCAGTTTATTCATATCACCGCCAGTATCGGTTTGAGTCTGGGGTTGTTGACAATGGTGTGGGTGATTATCGACCTGAGCGTACTGTCGCTCTATATTCTGGCGATTCGTCGCTGGTTAACGGCGCACTATGCGAGGAGGTTGACCACGATATCGGCGCTTTTCTTGTTGTTTTTGGCCCTGTATGGCCTGGGCTATAACCTCTGGCAGCTAACGGTTCAATAG
- the ydgU gene encoding small membrane protein YdgU: MISALLQRRFFLESTMLRRYRFELILILLIICALIASRFFLY, encoded by the coding sequence ATGATATCGGCGCTGCTTCAGCGCCGTTTTTTTCTGGAGAGCACCATGCTGCGGCGCTATCGTTTTGAGCTCATCCTGATACTACTGATTATCTGCGCGCTGATCGCCAGCCGCTTTTTCCTCTATTGA
- the asr gene encoding acid resistance repetitive basic protein Asr, whose translation MKKVLALVVAAAMGLSSVAFAADAATTTPAPAAATHSTTAKTTHHKKHHKAAAKPAAEQKAQAAKKHKKAEAKPAAAQKAQAAKKHKKAATKPVAQKAQAAKKHHKTTKHNTAKPAAQPAA comes from the coding sequence ATGAAAAAAGTATTAGCTCTGGTCGTTGCCGCTGCAATGGGTCTGTCTTCTGTTGCGTTCGCTGCCGATGCTGCCACCACCACTCCGGCTCCGGCTGCTGCAACCCACAGCACCACCGCGAAAACCACGCATCACAAAAAACACCACAAAGCCGCTGCCAAACCGGCCGCAGAGCAGAAAGCTCAGGCTGCTAAAAAACACAAAAAAGCAGAAGCCAAACCCGCTGCTGCCCAGAAAGCCCAGGCCGCTAAAAAACACAAAAAAGCCGCCACTAAACCTGTAGCTCAGAAAGCACAGGCAGCTAAAAAGCACCACAAAACGACCAAACACAATACCGCTAAACCTGCTGCACAACCGGCTGCTTAA
- a CDS encoding carboxypeptidase M32: MNNASNYHQLTRTFQRLSRFSHLSAIAGWDMFAMMPPGGSAARGEALAELGVLQHQILTDKKVGEWLRNARQEELNDVEQANLREMTRQYEQAALLPESLVEAKSLAGSHCEHAWRSQRPANDWQGFAENLREVVKLSREEAQIRAEAKGCSRYDALLDIFEPDMTSARLDVLFADLKSWLPSLLANVVEKQAQMPLIEPQGPFPVAEQRELGLEAMRVLGFDFDGGRLDISAHPFCGGVPQDVRITTRYNENDLLSALFGVIHETGHARYEQNLPRNWLDQPIALARSTAIHESQSLFFEMQLGRSEAFLQRLLPTVRQYFGEQPAFNRDNFIAWNQRVKPGFIRVDADEVSYPAHVILRYEIERALIDGDIEVEDIPALWDEKMQHWLGLSTTGNYRDGCMQDIHWTDGGFGYFPSYTLGAMYAAQLMASAKRALPQLESDIANGNFSALFDWLRQNIWQHGSRFSTSQLIQHATGEDLNSAFFRQHLTSRYL, translated from the coding sequence ATGAATAACGCATCAAACTATCATCAGCTGACTCGCACCTTTCAGCGTCTTTCACGCTTCTCGCATCTCTCCGCCATCGCTGGCTGGGATATGTTCGCCATGATGCCGCCCGGCGGCAGCGCAGCGCGTGGTGAAGCGCTGGCGGAACTCGGCGTTTTGCAGCATCAAATTTTGACCGATAAAAAAGTAGGCGAATGGCTACGCAATGCCCGCCAGGAAGAACTGAATGATGTAGAACAGGCAAATCTGCGCGAAATGACGCGTCAATATGAACAGGCCGCGCTGCTACCCGAAAGCCTGGTTGAAGCCAAATCGCTGGCGGGTAGCCACTGCGAACACGCCTGGCGTAGCCAGCGCCCGGCAAACGACTGGCAGGGATTTGCCGAAAATCTGCGCGAAGTCGTCAAGCTCAGCCGTGAAGAGGCGCAAATCCGCGCCGAAGCCAAAGGCTGCTCTCGCTATGACGCGCTGCTGGATATTTTCGAGCCGGATATGACCAGCGCGCGGCTGGACGTCCTGTTCGCCGACCTCAAATCCTGGCTTCCTTCTTTACTTGCTAACGTTGTTGAGAAGCAGGCGCAGATGCCGCTCATCGAACCGCAGGGGCCGTTCCCCGTCGCCGAACAACGCGAGCTGGGGCTGGAAGCGATGCGCGTGCTAGGGTTTGATTTTGACGGCGGACGCCTGGACATCAGCGCTCACCCGTTCTGCGGCGGCGTCCCTCAGGATGTGCGCATCACCACGCGTTACAACGAAAACGACCTGCTCAGCGCGCTGTTTGGCGTAATTCACGAAACCGGCCACGCGCGCTATGAACAAAATCTGCCGCGTAACTGGCTCGATCAGCCCATCGCCCTCGCCCGTTCAACGGCAATCCATGAATCACAAAGCCTGTTTTTCGAAATGCAGTTGGGCCGTAGCGAGGCATTCCTGCAACGGCTGCTGCCAACGGTACGCCAGTACTTTGGTGAGCAACCAGCCTTCAATCGCGACAACTTCATTGCGTGGAACCAGCGCGTCAAGCCGGGTTTTATCCGCGTTGATGCCGATGAAGTGAGCTATCCGGCACACGTTATTCTGCGTTACGAAATCGAACGCGCATTGATTGATGGCGATATTGAAGTGGAGGATATTCCGGCGCTGTGGGATGAAAAAATGCAGCACTGGTTGGGTCTTTCCACCACCGGTAACTACCGTGATGGCTGTATGCAGGATATCCACTGGACCGACGGCGGCTTTGGCTACTTCCCGTCTTACACTCTGGGCGCAATGTACGCCGCACAGCTGATGGCTTCCGCCAAACGGGCGCTACCGCAGTTGGAAAGCGACATCGCCAACGGCAACTTTAGCGCCCTGTTCGACTGGCTGCGGCAGAATATCTGGCAGCACGGCAGCCGCTTCAGTACCTCTCAGCTGATTCAACATGCCACTGGGGAAGATCTCAATAGTGCCTTTTTCCGCCAGCATTTGACCTCACGTTACCTGTAA
- a CDS encoding RelA/SpoT domain-containing protein — protein MLPINDKIMPDSAFQDGEFILKHSRSQIEKAGRRIRKGTASEKDIVIIQEYRAAHDRPMRHIRSALEQFGVGQVTSRLKRFPTILDKLSRPSLDGMTSTTINVSQMSDIAGCRVIMDNYDDLVEAEIYRTDIDGAIVKRTRDYLIAPKTTGYRGIHRIYSCGGFDVEVQFRTKLQHVWSTAIEIVDLFEGTKLKTSPQQADPRWLEFFRLFSEILYCKDAGIVTAELPGNINALRALESELSVYTKLMSFTISSPHILDDYTGIDSAVISVTPAGKVMQVDTVLFTEFEKLDAMALYQQNEAKGLTTIMVNVGDFSKLQEAYPAYQIDISQFTTELLKIVQ, from the coding sequence ATGTTGCCAATTAACGATAAAATCATGCCCGATAGCGCATTTCAGGATGGTGAATTCATCCTTAAGCATTCCCGTAGTCAAATTGAAAAAGCTGGCAGACGTATTCGCAAAGGCACAGCCTCTGAAAAGGACATCGTTATCATCCAGGAATACAGGGCGGCACACGATCGACCGATGAGGCATATTCGTAGCGCCCTGGAGCAGTTTGGCGTGGGGCAAGTCACGTCAAGGTTAAAACGTTTCCCCACCATTCTTGATAAATTATCCCGTCCCTCATTGGATGGCATGACCTCCACGACCATCAACGTGAGCCAGATGAGTGACATTGCAGGCTGCCGCGTGATTATGGACAACTATGATGATTTGGTTGAGGCTGAAATATATCGAACGGATATCGACGGGGCGATCGTTAAGCGAACAAGAGACTATTTAATTGCACCTAAAACCACCGGATATCGCGGAATTCATCGGATTTATTCCTGCGGAGGGTTTGATGTTGAAGTGCAGTTTCGCACAAAATTACAGCACGTCTGGTCAACTGCCATTGAAATTGTCGACTTGTTTGAAGGCACAAAACTTAAGACCAGCCCGCAGCAGGCTGACCCTCGCTGGCTGGAGTTTTTCAGGCTATTTAGCGAAATCCTTTACTGCAAGGATGCCGGGATTGTTACAGCGGAATTGCCGGGTAACATCAACGCTCTCAGGGCGCTGGAGTCCGAGCTTTCCGTCTATACCAAGCTGATGTCTTTTACTATCTCATCGCCGCATATCCTTGATGATTACACCGGTATTGATAGCGCGGTGATCTCTGTAACGCCTGCAGGCAAAGTGATGCAGGTCGATACCGTTTTATTCACCGAATTTGAGAAACTGGATGCGATGGCCCTGTATCAACAAAATGAGGCGAAAGGGCTCACCACCATCATGGTCAATGTGGGTGACTTCAGCAAATTACAAGAGGCCTATCCGGCCTATCAGATTGATATTAGTCAGTTCACCACCGAGTTACTGAAGATTGTGCAATAG
- a CDS encoding AraC family transcriptional regulator: MTNDWLELRQHADSGIETIKAHFEGHAYDPHWHDSYLVGITLSGTQQFSCRRERHRSHPGGAFLLEPGEIHDGDAPMAGGFTYLTFYLDEKWLADTLQGLHESVPGSYSLHFARTLTREPQLVRAIGETFNTLHSNELRIVQQSCMDHLLTQLTAHCRWRKKLPSHVQSVAVAHRARDYLYAHMGDNIGLSDLARETGTDRFTLTRCFKREFNLAPHAWLIQLRLAKARQLLACGELPVNVAAALGFADQSHLGRWFLRSYRLTPAHYRRLCTNLPDVS; the protein is encoded by the coding sequence ATGACCAATGACTGGCTGGAGCTGCGACAGCACGCGGATTCGGGAATTGAAACGATTAAGGCGCATTTTGAAGGCCATGCCTACGACCCACACTGGCACGACAGCTATCTGGTGGGGATCACGCTGTCTGGCACCCAGCAGTTTTCTTGCCGCCGTGAACGCCATCGTAGCCATCCTGGGGGCGCATTTTTGCTGGAGCCGGGTGAGATCCACGACGGCGACGCGCCGATGGCAGGAGGATTCACCTATCTGACGTTTTACCTTGATGAAAAATGGCTCGCCGATACCTTACAGGGGCTACATGAGTCGGTTCCCGGCAGCTATTCGCTGCATTTTGCCCGTACGTTGACCCGCGAGCCGCAGCTCGTGCGCGCTATCGGCGAAACTTTCAACACCCTGCACAGCAACGAGCTGCGTATTGTCCAACAGAGCTGCATGGACCATTTGTTGACCCAGCTGACTGCGCATTGCCGTTGGCGCAAGAAACTGCCTTCACATGTCCAAAGCGTGGCGGTGGCTCATCGGGCACGCGATTATCTGTATGCCCATATGGGCGATAATATTGGGCTTTCCGATCTGGCTCGAGAGACGGGGACCGATCGCTTCACGTTGACCCGCTGCTTTAAGCGCGAATTTAACCTTGCGCCCCACGCCTGGCTTATTCAGTTGCGTCTGGCAAAAGCTCGACAGCTGTTGGCCTGCGGAGAGCTGCCGGTGAACGTTGCTGCGGCGCTGGGTTTTGCCGATCAGAGCCATCTTGGGCGCTGGTTTTTACGCTCATATCGGCTCACGCCTGCTCACTATCGTCGCCTGTGCACAAACCTTCCAGACGTTTCCTGA
- a CDS encoding LysE family translocator, giving the protein MDLLPYLLFAFVASITPGPTNILILANSQRYGVKATLSAVVGACVSASLIVMISGAGAGELLHQYPLVRQIMSWIGALWLSWLSWHLFSAPPPDLAGGTQKRFTARAAALLQVANPKTWMMALAVVSLFAPTGQHPLPVIALMALWFLLISLVCLVAWAWLGQVVNRMFRTERGLVGFQRTMALLLLLSAWMGMLK; this is encoded by the coding sequence GTGGATTTACTGCCGTATCTGTTATTTGCTTTTGTCGCCTCAATTACGCCGGGGCCGACGAATATTCTGATTCTGGCGAATAGCCAGCGATATGGTGTAAAAGCTACGCTTTCTGCGGTGGTTGGCGCATGCGTCTCGGCCAGTCTGATTGTGATGATATCGGGAGCTGGTGCCGGGGAGCTTTTGCACCAGTATCCGCTGGTGCGGCAGATAATGAGCTGGATCGGGGCTTTATGGCTGAGCTGGCTCAGTTGGCATCTCTTTAGCGCGCCGCCGCCGGATTTAGCTGGCGGGACGCAAAAGCGTTTTACCGCTCGCGCGGCGGCGTTGTTACAAGTGGCGAATCCGAAAACCTGGATGATGGCACTGGCGGTGGTGAGCCTGTTTGCGCCAACGGGCCAGCATCCGCTGCCGGTGATTGCGCTGATGGCGCTGTGGTTTTTATTGATATCGCTAGTTTGTCTGGTGGCGTGGGCGTGGCTTGGGCAGGTGGTCAATCGGATGTTTCGTACCGAACGTGGGTTGGTGGGTTTCCAGCGCACCATGGCGCTGCTTTTGCTGCTCTCCGCCTGGATGGGAATGCTGAAATAA